The proteins below are encoded in one region of Patescibacteria group bacterium:
- the leuS gene encoding leucine--tRNA ligase → MKKYDHKKIEKKWQKEWEKKGIYKVKDDYKKPKYYVLDMFPYPSGEGLHVGHIKGYITTDVYARYKKMSGFNVLHPMGWDAFGLPAENYAIKHKINPKISTARNVATYKKQLSGIGFNYDWSREINTTDPEYYKWTQWIFLQLFKAGLAYESYEPIIWCPSCKTGLALEDLEDGKCERCGSDVEKKPMRQWVLAITKYADRLLEDLKLLDWPVSIKESQKNWIGRSEGALIKFPISNFQFPIEVFTTRVDTIFGCTYLVVAPEHPIFAAGNLLFSNVDEVNDYIAKSKRKGDVERMAESKEKSGVELKGVKAINPFNNEEIPIFVADYVLGHYGTGAVMAVPAHDTRDWQFAKKYDLSIRESVKGGDVSVGAFVEDGTLVVSGEFTGLASSEARKEMAIWLKKNKAGRKTVNYKLQDWVFSRQRYWGEPIPLIHCDKCGVVPVPEGDLPVKLPEVKSYEPTGTGESPLANILNWINIECPKCGGKGKRETNTMPQWAGSSWYYLRYIDPKNKKRFVDAKKEKYWMGKNGVDMYVGGTEHATRHLIYVRFWHKFLFDMRFVSTKEPFYRLANQGLVMGEDGRKMSKRWGNVVNPDEVASDLGADTLRVYEMFMGPFEQAISWSTGGMMGSRRFLERVWKLKEDIDLKAKNKELESLLHKTIKKVTEDIENFRFNTAISTMMIFINETEKAGAVPRVQYMEFLKLLSPFAPHVTEEIWHELGHKKSIHIEKWPKYSKAKIKEKSFMLVVQINGKVRDQFEAPLGLSEEDVKDLTLKRENVTNYIKGNSVKRIIWVPDKLINIVI, encoded by the coding sequence ATGAAAAAATACGACCATAAAAAAATAGAGAAAAAATGGCAGAAGGAATGGGAGAAGAAAGGTATCTATAAAGTGAAAGACGATTATAAAAAGCCGAAATATTATGTGCTTGATATGTTTCCGTACCCTTCCGGAGAGGGGCTTCATGTCGGCCATATTAAAGGTTACATAACCACTGATGTGTATGCCAGATACAAGAAGATGAGTGGTTTTAATGTTCTTCATCCTATGGGGTGGGACGCCTTTGGTTTGCCGGCGGAGAATTACGCTATAAAGCATAAGATCAATCCGAAGATCTCAACCGCTCGAAATGTCGCTACTTATAAGAAACAGTTATCAGGGATTGGTTTTAATTATGACTGGTCTAGGGAGATAAATACCACTGATCCGGAATATTATAAATGGACACAATGGATTTTCCTTCAGCTTTTTAAGGCTGGTTTGGCTTACGAGTCATATGAGCCTATCATATGGTGTCCTTCGTGCAAGACAGGTCTTGCTCTTGAGGACTTGGAAGACGGAAAGTGCGAGCGTTGTGGAAGCGATGTTGAGAAAAAGCCGATGCGTCAATGGGTGCTTGCGATTACTAAATACGCTGACCGCCTGCTTGAGGACTTGAAATTACTTGATTGGCCCGTGTCTATAAAAGAATCTCAGAAGAATTGGATAGGAAGATCAGAGGGGGCGCTTATAAAATTTCCAATTTCCAATTTCCAATTTCCAATTGAGGTTTTTACAACGAGAGTGGACACTATCTTTGGGTGCACTTATCTGGTGGTGGCGCCCGAGCACCCCATCTTTGCCGCCGGTAATCTGCTCTTCTCTAATGTGGATGAGGTTAACGATTATATCGCCAAGTCAAAGAGAAAAGGTGACGTTGAGAGAATGGCAGAGAGTAAAGAAAAGTCCGGTGTAGAACTCAAAGGGGTGAAAGCTATAAATCCTTTTAACAACGAGGAGATACCTATCTTTGTCGCTGATTATGTGTTGGGGCATTATGGTACGGGCGCGGTGATGGCAGTACCGGCTCATGATACTCGTGACTGGCAGTTTGCCAAGAAGTACGATCTGTCGATAAGGGAATCTGTAAAAGGGGGAGATGTATCTGTCGGGGCGTTTGTGGAAGACGGCACCCTCGTCGTCTCGGGAGAATTCACTGGCCTTGCTTCATCCGAAGCAAGGAAAGAAATGGCCATATGGCTTAAGAAGAATAAAGCGGGAAGAAAAACTGTAAATTATAAATTGCAAGACTGGGTCTTCTCTCGCCAAAGATATTGGGGTGAACCTATTCCTCTTATTCATTGCGATAAGTGCGGCGTTGTGCCGGTGCCGGAGGGTGATCTCCCTGTAAAATTACCGGAAGTTAAAAGTTATGAGCCGACAGGGACCGGTGAATCACCGCTTGCGAATATTTTAAATTGGATAAATATAGAGTGTCCAAAGTGTGGCGGAAAAGGAAAGAGAGAGACTAATACTATGCCTCAGTGGGCGGGTTCTTCTTGGTATTACTTGCGGTATATTGACCCTAAAAATAAGAAAAGATTTGTTGACGCAAAGAAAGAAAAATATTGGATGGGAAAAAATGGGGTTGATATGTATGTGGGCGGCACCGAGCATGCGACTCGCCACTTAATCTATGTTCGCTTTTGGCATAAATTTTTGTTTGACATGAGGTTTGTTTCTACAAAGGAGCCATTTTATCGGTTGGCTAATCAGGGGCTTGTTATGGGTGAAGACGGCAGAAAGATGAGTAAGAGATGGGGTAATGTGGTGAATCCAGATGAAGTGGCTTCTGACCTCGGTGCAGATACTTTGAGAGTTTACGAGATGTTTATGGGGCCATTTGAACAGGCTATCTCTTGGAGTACGGGCGGTATGATGGGGTCACGTCGTTTCCTTGAGAGGGTTTGGAAATTGAAGGAAGACATTGACCTAAAAGCAAAAAATAAAGAACTGGAGAGCTTGCTCCATAAGACGATAAAGAAGGTAACTGAAGATATAGAGAATTTTCGTTTCAATACGGCAATCAGCACAATGATGATATTTATAAATGAAACTGAGAAGGCAGGTGCGGTTCCAAGAGTTCAATACATGGAGTTTTTGAAGCTTCTTTCGCCTTTTGCTCCGCATGTTACAGAAGAGATATGGCATGAGCTTGGGCATAAAAAATCAATTCATATTGAAAAATGGCCTAAATACAGCAAAGCTAAGATAAAAGAAAAAAGCTTTATGTTAGTAGTTCAGATAAACGGGAAGGTGCGCGATCAGTTTGAAGCGCCTCTTGGCCTTAGTGAAGAGGATGTTAAAGATTTGACATTAAAGCGAGAAAATGTTACTAATTATATTAAAGGCAATTCAGTCAAAAGGATCATATGGGTTCCGGACAAACTTATAAATATAGTTATATAA
- a CDS encoding HTH domain-containing protein, whose amino-acid sequence MQILQFKPKQITKKMLSVLKDRSRDIIEQRYGLGLQDDNRKTLEAIGQQYGITRERVRQIENFSLNSIRKSNAFAENESVFANISKEIERRGKVVHEEEFLNSLAKDDISRNHLHFLLVVSPNFTKFKEDDDFHHRWTVNIDDTNKIHEALKALHQEIKADDIISENEMIERLNKHISRFDFEDIPTETLYSWIKLSKLIGKNDLGEWGVVNSCNIRPRGVRDLAFLVLRRHGSPMHFTEVAKSISGTFGKIAHPQTTHNELIKDERFVLVGRGLYGLSDWGYSVGTVKDVIKNILKTHGSLAKEDIIKKVLKERYVKENTILVNLQDKKYFKKNSSDFYIAI is encoded by the coding sequence ATGCAAATACTCCAATTCAAACCGAAGCAGATAACAAAGAAGATGCTTTCTGTCTTGAAAGACAGGTCTCGTGATATTATAGAGCAAAGATACGGACTTGGCTTACAGGATGATAACAGGAAGACACTTGAAGCGATAGGACAGCAATACGGCATTACTCGTGAAAGAGTCCGCCAGATTGAGAATTTTTCTTTGAATTCAATAAGGAAGAGCAATGCTTTTGCAGAAAATGAGTCTGTGTTTGCAAATATATCAAAAGAAATAGAGAGAAGAGGCAAAGTCGTGCATGAAGAAGAATTTTTAAACTCACTTGCAAAAGATGATATATCTAGAAATCATCTCCATTTCTTACTTGTCGTTTCTCCAAATTTTACAAAGTTCAAGGAAGACGATGACTTTCATCATAGGTGGACTGTCAATATTGATGATACTAATAAAATACATGAAGCATTAAAAGCGCTTCATCAGGAAATAAAAGCAGATGATATTATTTCTGAGAATGAGATGATAGAGAGGCTTAATAAGCATATTAGCAGATTTGATTTTGAAGATATTCCGACAGAAACACTTTATTCATGGATTAAGCTTTCTAAATTGATTGGCAAAAATGATTTAGGAGAATGGGGCGTTGTCAATTCTTGCAATATCCGTCCTCGCGGAGTCAGGGACTTGGCCTTTCTTGTATTGAGAAGACATGGCTCTCCTATGCACTTTACCGAGGTTGCTAAATCAATTTCAGGCACTTTTGGAAAAATTGCTCATCCGCAGACCACTCATAATGAACTTATAAAGGACGAACGTTTTGTGCTTGTGGGGCGCGGTCTATATGGTTTGAGCGATTGGGGCTACTCAGTCGGTACGGTAAAAGATGTTATAAAAAATATTTTAAAGACTCACGGGTCTCTTGCGAAAGAAGATATTATAAAGAAAGTATTGAAGGAGAGATATGTTAAAGAAAATACCATCTTGGTAAATCTTCAAGATAAAAAATACTTTAAAAAAAATTCCTCAGATTTCTACATTGCCATATAA
- the mltG gene encoding endolytic transglycosylase MltG, translating into MSLTFNNILKDSDEYNPYGNNHKIIIIVLGIFLFLSSVLIYFLAFSPPSGFDPNEIIVVRDGSSLGEVAIQLKENEIIKSEFVFKIIVRFLGGQRGVKSGNYFFKEPQNVLTVARRVVGADFRITPVRVTIPEGSTIDEISKILQNLIDDFDKEDFFRLTKGQIFFDNNISDKPFDSLEGFLFPDTYFFLPNIKNFQIVNEMRRNFNLKITPEIKEEIERRELSVYEVITMASLIEEEARLPETRRIVSGILWKRLNAGMALQVDAVFPYIIGKNTFEITLDDLKIDSPYNTYLYKGLPKGPISSPGLDSILATVYPKDSDYWYYLSDKEGNMHYAKTFEEHKANKEKYLR; encoded by the coding sequence ATGAGTTTAACTTTCAATAATATATTAAAGGATTCTGATGAATATAATCCTTATGGTAATAATCATAAAATTATAATTATTGTTTTGGGTATTTTTTTATTTTTATCGTCGGTTCTAATATATTTTCTTGCATTTAGTCCTCCTTCAGGTTTTGACCCCAATGAAATTATTGTTGTGAGAGACGGCTCTTCGCTTGGTGAAGTGGCGATACAGTTGAAGGAGAATGAAATAATAAAGTCAGAATTCGTTTTTAAAATAATTGTGCGTTTTTTGGGTGGACAGCGAGGCGTTAAGTCCGGGAATTATTTTTTTAAAGAACCGCAAAATGTTTTAACAGTAGCAAGGCGCGTTGTCGGAGCGGATTTTAGGATAACGCCTGTGAGAGTCACTATCCCCGAGGGTTCAACTATAGATGAAATATCAAAAATACTGCAAAATTTGATAGACGATTTTGATAAAGAAGATTTTTTTAGATTAACAAAAGGGCAGATTTTTTTTGACAATAACATAAGCGATAAACCGTTTGATTCTCTTGAGGGATTTCTTTTCCCCGATACTTATTTTTTTCTTCCTAATATAAAAAACTTTCAAATAGTAAATGAGATGAGACGTAACTTTAATTTAAAGATAACTCCTGAGATAAAAGAAGAAATAGAGAGAAGAGAGTTGAGCGTTTATGAAGTTATAACGATGGCTTCTCTTATAGAGGAGGAGGCTCGCCTGCCGGAGACCAGAAGAATAGTATCTGGTATCTTGTGGAAGAGGCTTAATGCCGGAATGGCGCTTCAGGTAGACGCTGTATTCCCATATATCATAGGAAAGAATACTTTTGAGATTACCTTAGATGACTTGAAGATTGATTCTCCTTATAACACTTATCTTTATAAGGGTTTGCCAAAGGGTCCGATTTCAAGCCCGGGGCTTGATTCTATATTAGCAACGGTGTATCCTAAAGACTCTGATTATTGGTATTATCTTTCAGACAAAGAGGGGAATATGCATTATGCCAAGACTTTTGAAGAGCATAAAGCGAATAAGGAGAAGTATTTGAGGTAA
- a CDS encoding 3'-5' exonuclease — protein MKNHNLAFTDLETTGLDAHEHEIIEIGCIIARQAPALIGGPKIEVMEEFLLKVKPEHLETADPEALKINGYNEAEWKDAIPLKEAMEIFANKTVDAALIAQNVSFDWVFLDEAFRKTGVENKMHYHKLDVISFAFAKLYDKPDAQKFSLRALCKYLGVRNEKEHSALADIRATFEVYKKLIEM, from the coding sequence ATGAAAAATCATAATTTAGCATTTACAGATCTTGAGACAACCGGACTCGATGCTCACGAGCATGAGATTATTGAGATTGGCTGTATTATCGCAAGGCAAGCGCCGGCGCTTATTGGCGGTCCGAAGATTGAGGTGATGGAAGAGTTTTTACTTAAAGTAAAGCCTGAGCACTTAGAGACGGCCGATCCTGAAGCTTTGAAGATTAACGGATATAACGAGGCGGAGTGGAAAGACGCAATTCCTTTGAAAGAAGCGATGGAGATCTTTGCAAACAAGACTGTAGATGCCGCTCTTATAGCTCAGAATGTATCATTTGACTGGGTCTTTCTTGATGAGGCGTTTCGTAAGACGGGAGTGGAGAACAAGATGCATTATCATAAGCTTGATGTCATCTCCTTTGCTTTCGCCAAACTCTACGATAAACCGGACGCCCAGAAGTTTTCTCTAAGGGCACTTTGCAAATATCTTGGTGTTAGAAATGAAAAGGAGCATTCAGCCCTCGCTGATATCAGAGCGACTTTTGAAGTTTATAAGAAACTGATAGAGATGTAA